One window of Quercus robur chromosome 5, dhQueRobu3.1, whole genome shotgun sequence genomic DNA carries:
- the LOC126727204 gene encoding cysteine-rich receptor-like protein kinase 10 isoform X5 — MNLLTIRAATDDFSESNKLGQGGFGTVYKGVLPDGKEVAVKRLSRRSWQGLQELKNEVILIAKLQHRNLVKLLGCGIEGEEKLLVYEFMPNRSLDFFIFDSERRTQLDWKTCYNIIVGITRGLLYLHEDSRLKIIHRDLKPSNVLLDNEMVAKISDFGMARIFGENQNIANTRRVVGTYGYMAPEYAMEGVFSVKSDVFSFGVILLEIISGKKNNGFYLTGHAQTLLAYAWRLWNEGKELEFVDPLLMVSGQTIEVLKCMHIGLLCVQEDPADRPTMTSVVVLLGNDSLALPQPKHPALAIARVIQNDQLSATNPSINELTLSNVSPR; from the exons ATGAATCTATTGACTATAAGGGCGGCTACAGACGACTTTTCAGAGTCAAATAAACTCGGTCAAGGTGGGTTCGGCACCGTCTACAAG GGTGTCCTGCCAGATGGTAAGGAAGTAGCAGTTAAAAGGTTGTCAAGGAGGTCATGGCAAGGCTTACAGGAATTAAAAAATGAGGTCATACTCATTGCAAAGCTTCAACATAGAAACCTCGTGAAGCTCTTGGGATGTGGCATAGAGGGAGAGGAAAAGTTGCTTGTGTACGAATTCATGCCCAACAGAAGTCTTGATTTCTTTATCTTTG ATTCAGAAAGACGCACTCAGCTTGACTGGAAGACATGCTATAACATTATTGTTGGCATTACTAGAGGACTTCTTTATCTTCATGAGGACTCCCGGCTTAAAATCATTCACAGGGATCTAAAACCCAGCAATGTATTGTTGGACAATGAAATGGTTGCCAAAATATCAGATTTTGGAATGGCAAGGATCTTTGGTGAAAACCAAAACATAGCTAATACTAGGAGAGTCGTTGGAACAta CGGATATATGGCTCCCGAGTATGCAATGGAAGGCGTATTTTCTGTAAAATCCGACGTTTTCAGCTTTGGTGTGATCTTGCTTGAGATTATAAGTGGGAAGAAAAATAATGGCTTCTACCTCACAGGACATGCCCAAACACTTCTTGCATAT GCATGGAGGCTGTGGAACGAAGGGAAAGAATTGGAATTTGTAGATCCTTTGTTGATGGTGTCTGGCCAGACAATAGAAGTATTAAAATGTATGCATATTGGGCTTTTGTGTGTGCAAGAGGATCCAGCAGACAGACCCACAATGACATCTGTGGTAGTTCTTTTAGGAAATGATTCATTAGCTCTTCCTCAGCCAAAACATCCTGCATTAGCTATAGCTAGAGTAATTCAGAATGATCAGCTTTCAGCAACAAATCCTTCTATAAATGAGCTTACTTTATCCAATGTTTCTCCACGTTGA
- the LOC126727204 gene encoding cysteine-rich receptor-like protein kinase 10 isoform X6, which yields MNLLTIRAATDDFSDSNKLGQGGFGTVYKGVLPDGKEVAVKRLSRRSWQGLQELKNEVILIAKLQHRNLVKLLGCGIEGEEKLLVYEFMPNRSLDFFIFDSERRTQLDWKTCYNIIVGITRGLLYLHEDSRLKIIHRDLKPSNVLLDNEMVAKISDFGMARIFGENQNIANTRRVVGTYGYMAPEYAMEGVFSVKSDVFSFGVILLEIISGKKNNGFYLTGHAQTLLAYAWRLWNEGKELEFVDPLLMVSGQTIEVLKCMHIGLLCVQEDPADRPTMTSVVVLLGNDSLALPQPKHPALAIARVIQNDQLSATNPSINELTLSNVSPR from the exons GGTGTCCTGCCAGATGGTAAGGAAGTAGCAGTTAAAAGGTTGTCAAGGAGGTCATGGCAAGGCTTACAGGAATTAAAAAATGAGGTCATACTCATTGCAAAGCTTCAACATAGAAACCTCGTGAAGCTCTTGGGATGTGGCATAGAGGGAGAGGAAAAGTTGCTTGTGTACGAATTCATGCCCAACAGAAGTCTTGATTTCTTTATCTTTG ATTCAGAAAGACGCACTCAGCTTGACTGGAAGACATGCTATAACATTATTGTTGGCATTACTAGAGGACTTCTTTATCTTCATGAGGACTCCCGGCTTAAAATCATTCACAGGGATCTAAAACCCAGCAATGTATTGTTGGACAATGAAATGGTTGCCAAAATATCAGATTTTGGAATGGCAAGGATCTTTGGTGAAAACCAAAACATAGCTAATACTAGGAGAGTCGTTGGAACAta CGGATATATGGCTCCCGAGTATGCAATGGAAGGCGTATTTTCTGTAAAATCCGACGTTTTCAGCTTTGGTGTGATCTTGCTTGAGATTATAAGTGGGAAGAAAAATAATGGCTTCTACCTCACAGGACATGCCCAAACACTTCTTGCATAT GCATGGAGGCTGTGGAACGAAGGGAAAGAATTGGAATTTGTAGATCCTTTGTTGATGGTGTCTGGCCAGACAATAGAAGTATTAAAATGTATGCATATTGGGCTTTTGTGTGTGCAAGAGGATCCAGCAGACAGACCCACAATGACATCTGTGGTAGTTCTTTTAGGAAATGATTCATTAGCTCTTCCTCAGCCAAAACATCCTGCATTAGCTATAGCTAGAGTAATTCAGAATGATCAGCTTTCAGCAACAAATCCTTCTATAAATGAGCTTACTTTATCCAATGTTTCTCCACGTTGA
- the LOC126727204 gene encoding cysteine-rich receptor-like protein kinase 15 isoform X2, translating into MEKDVLLTMLFLIIPLFLLPILASADPLSIFCPNDSRNYTHNSPFENNLKQLLELLPSNTSVTGFYNTSIGDNPDTVYGQALCRGDVNSTVCQNCIQNASQEILTQCTSEDAMIWFELCQVRYSYQMFFSLMVYTGKYPDDQNNLELNVSDPVQFDVVLKYLLNNISNEAAYDPSKRMFATGEIKFSKDTIYGLVQCTRDMSGGNCNSCLLSAIGDLETCCFSRQGGIVLSRNCNVRFEMNQFYNSSSLVLTYPYSKGAKWKTWMVVVITCVPLLVLAILSGSCAVYHRRKKRSQPDDEKSQNALLHELARPTGVEITEDGELVPGSEDLHFMNLLTIRAATDDFSESNKLGQGGFGTVYKGVLPDGKEVAVKRLSRRSWQGLQELKNEVILIAKLQHRNLVKLLGCGIEGEEKLLVYEFMPNRSLDFFIFDSERRTQLDWKTCYNIIVGITRGLLYLHEDSRLKIIHRDLKPSNVLLDNEMVAKISDFGMARIFGENQNIANTRRVVGTYGYMAPEYAMEGVFSVKSDVFSFGVILLEIISGKKNNGFYLTGHAQTLLAYAWRLWNEGKELEFVDPLLMVSGQTIEVLKCMHIGLLCVQEDPADRPTMTSVVVLLGNDSLALPQPKHPALAIARVIQNDQLSATNPSINELTLSNVSPR; encoded by the exons CTCAAGCAACTTCTTGAGTTATTGCCTTCCAATACTTCAGTAACAGGTTTCTACAACACCTCTATTGGGGATAACCCAGATACTGTCTATGGCCAAGCACTTTGTAGAGGGGATGTCAATTCCACAGTTTGTCAGAATTGCATACAGAATGCAAGTCAGGAAATCTTAACACAGTGTACAAGTGAAGATGCAATGATATGGTTTGAACTTTGTCAAGTTCGCTACTCATATCAGATGTTCTTTTCCTTGATGGTTTATACCGGAAAGTATCCAGATGATCAGAATAATCTGGAGCTGAATGTATCAGACCCTGTTCAGTTTGATGTTGTTCTAAAATACTTATTGAATAACATCTCAAATGAGGCTGCGTATGATCCTTCTAAACGAATGTTTGCTACTGGGGAAATTAAGTTTTCAAAGGACACAATTTATGGTCTTGTTCAATGTACTAGGGACATGTCTGGAGGTAACTGTAATAGTTGTTTGCTGTCTGCAATTGGAGATCTTGAGACATGCTGCTTTTCTCGTCAAGGTGGAATAGTCCTAAGTAGAAATTGTAATGTGAGGTTTGAGATGAACCAATTCTACAACTCCTCAAGTTTGGTATTGACCTACCCATATTCCAAAG GGGCTAAATGGAAGACTTGGATGGTGGTGGTGATCACGTGTGTACCACTGTTAGTTCTAGCAATTCTCAGTGGGTCTTGTGCTGTTTATCATAGGCGGAAGAAGAGATCACAACCAG ATGATGAGAAAAGCCAAAACGCACTATTACATGAGTTGGCACGCCCCACTGGAGTTGAGATTACAGAAGATGGTGAATTAGTACCAGGTTCTGAAGATCTTCATTTTATGAATCTATTGACTATAAGGGCGGCTACAGACGACTTTTCAGAGTCAAATAAACTCGGTCAAGGTGGGTTCGGCACCGTCTACAAG GGTGTCCTGCCAGATGGTAAGGAAGTAGCAGTTAAAAGGTTGTCAAGGAGGTCATGGCAAGGCTTACAGGAATTAAAAAATGAGGTCATACTCATTGCAAAGCTTCAACATAGAAACCTCGTGAAGCTCTTGGGATGTGGCATAGAGGGAGAGGAAAAGTTGCTTGTGTACGAATTCATGCCCAACAGAAGTCTTGATTTCTTTATCTTTG ATTCAGAAAGACGCACTCAGCTTGACTGGAAGACATGCTATAACATTATTGTTGGCATTACTAGAGGACTTCTTTATCTTCATGAGGACTCCCGGCTTAAAATCATTCACAGGGATCTAAAACCCAGCAATGTATTGTTGGACAATGAAATGGTTGCCAAAATATCAGATTTTGGAATGGCAAGGATCTTTGGTGAAAACCAAAACATAGCTAATACTAGGAGAGTCGTTGGAACAta CGGATATATGGCTCCCGAGTATGCAATGGAAGGCGTATTTTCTGTAAAATCCGACGTTTTCAGCTTTGGTGTGATCTTGCTTGAGATTATAAGTGGGAAGAAAAATAATGGCTTCTACCTCACAGGACATGCCCAAACACTTCTTGCATAT GCATGGAGGCTGTGGAACGAAGGGAAAGAATTGGAATTTGTAGATCCTTTGTTGATGGTGTCTGGCCAGACAATAGAAGTATTAAAATGTATGCATATTGGGCTTTTGTGTGTGCAAGAGGATCCAGCAGACAGACCCACAATGACATCTGTGGTAGTTCTTTTAGGAAATGATTCATTAGCTCTTCCTCAGCCAAAACATCCTGCATTAGCTATAGCTAGAGTAATTCAGAATGATCAGCTTTCAGCAACAAATCCTTCTATAAATGAGCTTACTTTATCCAATGTTTCTCCACGTTGA
- the LOC126728749 gene encoding cysteine-rich receptor-like protein kinase 6, whose amino-acid sequence MVHSHVDCFCFTRILLLYSLFVLAFAEAPYNFCSNTTIGSPIQYNLNNLFLSLHSNASVSNFYYTSIGNGPDRLFGLYMCLDYVTNVSCQDCITMASTDLTKLCPEAREAVMWEELCEVRYSYKDFYGQYMLNVTGNLFTDINMMNISEPEQYRSIVNDTLGDLTKQAAFGSLANMYATGEVPFIDRTIYALVQCSGNLSAEDCNSCLHIAITEILTCCYSAIGARVMGTSCYLRYEVYPFYGDALAPPKNLIAGSGGRKKWMIIILTIVSVCLAIALLGYCVYCHVNNKRTQKRRKDMKDQESPNISLTSICEATNNFSESNKLGQGGFGSVYKGLLSDGKEVAVKRLSRSSEQGLREFTTEVQLIKKLQHKNLVRLWGFCVKGDEKLFVYEYMPNNSLDVFLFDPKKRVQLNWSRRLSIISGIARGVLCLHEDSRLRVIHRDLKASNVLLDHDMNPKISDFGMAKIFEGNQSESTTGIIVGT is encoded by the exons ATGGTTCATTCCCACGTTGATTGCTTTTGCTTTACTCGAATTCTTTTGCTCTATTCTCTCTTCGTCCTAGCTTTTGCTGAAGCTCCTTATAACTTTTGTTCAAACACTACTATTGGCAGTCCAATTCAATACAATCTCAATAATCTCTTCCTTTCTTTGCACTCAAATGCTTCAGTTTCAAATTTCTATTATACGTCTATTGGAAATGGCCCAGATAGACTATTTGGCCTCTACATGTGCCTCGACTATGTCACAAATGTAAGCTGTCAGGATTGCATAACAATGGCTTCAACTGACCTCACGAAACTTTGTCCGGAAGCAAGGGAAGCGGTAATGTGGGAAGAATTATGTGAAGTTCGTTACTCATATAAAGATTTCTACGGCCAGTACATGTTAAATGTCACAGGAAATCTTTTTACAGATATAAACATGATGAATATATCGGAACCAGAGCAATATAGATCCATTGTGAATGACACACTAGGTGATCTTACAAAGCAGGCAGCTTTTGGCTCTTTGGCCAACATGTATGCTACTGGTGAAGTTCCCTTCATAGATAGAACCATCTATGCTTTAGTGCAGTGCTCAGGAAATTTATCTGCAGAAGATTGCAATTCATGCCTTCACATTGCTATCACAGAAATTCTAACTTGCTGCTATTCTGCTATTGGTGCTAGAGTTATGGGTACTAGTTGCTATTTACGGTATGAGGTATATCCTTTCTATGGTGATGCACTAGCACCACCAAAAAATTTGATAGCTGGAA GTGGTGGAAGGAAAAAATGGATGATCATAATCCTTACAATTGTATCAGTATGCCTGGCAATAGCACTTTTAGGTTATTGTGTCTACTGTCATGTAAACAATAAAAGAACTCAAAAGA GAAGAAAAGACATGAAAGATCAGGAATCCCCTAATATTAGTTTGACATCTATATGTGAAGCTACTAACAACTTCTCTGAATCAAATAAGCTTGGACAAGGTGGCTTTGGTTCTGTTTACAAG GGTTTATTAAGTGATGGAAAGGAAGTAGCTGTCAAAAGGCTTTCAAGAAGTTCTGAACAAGGTTTGAGGGAATTCACCACTGAAGTTCAACTAATTAAGAAACTTCAACACAAAAATCTTGTCAGgctttggggtttttgtgtaaAAGGAGATGAAAAGTTGTTTGTCTACGAGTATATGCCTAATAACAGCCTTGATGTCTTTCTCTTTG ATCCAAAGAAACGTGTGCAGCTCAATTGGAGTAGACGTCTTAGTATTATTAGTGGAATTGCACGAGGGGTTTTATGCCTTCACGAGGATTCTCGACTTAGAGTCATTCATAGGGACCTTAAAGCTAGCAATGTGTTGTTGGATCATGACATGAATCCAAAGATCTCAGATTTTGGAATGGCAAAAATATTTGAAGGAAATCAAAGTGAATCCACCACAGGAATAATTGTTGGGACATAG